ACCGCTCATGGCGCTGAGCAAAAAAGCATGCAGGGGAGTAAAAACATTCGTACGACTTAAAACGAAAAAGAGCACTGTGCCCAAAAACACAAGCATCAACGCAGCTTTTTTAAGCGAAGAGAGTATGGTTAAGCGCTTTTCTTCCAATGCTTGAAGCGTTGGGTACATTGACTCGTAGTAATAATCCAGCAAAGAGGCAAGACGTGGTTTCAAAGCTTACCTATTTTTGAAAAAGGTTTTTCACATCGACGGAGGAGCGTTCTTGCTTTGGAATGCTAAAAACCTCTTTGCGCTCCAAGTGCATCAAACCTGCCATAAAATTGGTCGGGAACATCTCAATCGCATTGTTATAATCATTCACACTCTGATTGTAAGCGCGTCTTGCGGCAGAGATTTGCTCTTCAACTTCACTCAGGGTTGCTTGAAGGTGTAAGAAATTTTCATTGGCTTTGAGCGTGGGGTAGTTTTCCACCGCAACCATAAGATTGCCAAGCATGGAAGAGAGCTGTTTTTCTAAAGCAATGGTTTCGCGGCTATCAAGGGAGTGTGTCATGGCTTTTATGCGAAGTTCGGTGATTTTCTCAAGCGTGATGCTCTCATGCACCATATACTCTTGAACACTTGCGACAAGGTTGGGAAGAAGGTCATGTCGTTTTTTAAGAACGGCGTCAAGCCCTGCGTAAATGGTATCGACTTGGTTTTTTTTGGAGATAAGCGTGTTGTACATAAACACGACAAGAAGAAAAATGAGACCTGCAACAACCAAAAACGTTTCCATCGTAAACCTCCTGTATTGTTCAGAGATGATACGATTTTGCCGCCATAATGGCGGCAAAATCTTTACATGTAAAAACTTCTTAGCGACTCATACGTTTACGTTGGTTTGGATCAAGGTATTTTTTACGAATACGAATGTTGATAGGAGTTACTTCCACCAATTCATCGTTTTCAATCCACTCAAGTGCCAATTCTAGGTTCATTTTGCGTGGTGGAACGAGTTTAATCGCTTCATCAGCACCACTACTTCTCACGTTACTTTGTGGCTTACCTTTGATTGGGTTGACATCCAAATCGTTCGGTCGTGAATGCTCACCGATAATCATACCTGCATAAACTTTAATTTGTACATCAATGAAAAGCATACCGCGCTCTTGTAAACTAAAGAGTGAGTAACCCATCGCTGTACCGCTTTCCATAGAGATAAGCGCACCATTTTTACGGTGTTCAACTTCTCCACTTAAAGGTCTAAAGTCTAAGAAGGAGTGGTTCATAACACCCTCACCTTTGGTATCGGTTAAAAATTGTCCACGAAAACCGATGAGTCCGCGTGCAGGAATTTCAAACTCAATACGCGTTTGACCATCACCCGTTGGATTCATTGCTTTCATTTCCGCTTTTTTACGACCCAGTTTTTCGATAACCGTTCCTGTAAATTCATCAGGAACATCGACAACAAGGTGCTCGTATGGCTCTAATTTGACGCCATTCTCTTCTTTGATAATAACTTCTGGACGCGCAAGTGAAAATTCAAAACCTTCACGACGCATATTTTCAGCCAAAATCGTGATTTGAAGCTCTCCACGTCCACTGACTTTAAATTTACCTTCGCCTGCGTTTTCATAGCGCATTGCGATGTTTGTTTTCATCTCAGATTCTAAACGCTCATTGATTTTGTTCGATGTGACGTATTTGCCATCAAGTCCCGCAAACGGAGAGTCATTGACACCAAAAACAACGGAAAGTGTTGGCTCTTCGATGTGCAAAGGATCAAGAGGCATCGGATTGTTTGGATCAACCAAACTATCACCTACATCAAGGGTTTCAAAACCAGCAACCGCTACGATGTCGCCGCTTTCTGCTTCGTTAATGTCAATTCTTTCCAAACCGTGAAAACCGATCAGTTTTGAAACACGTCCACGTACTTGTTCGCCATCGGCTTTAGCCAGTAGTACAGTCTCATTTTTCTTAATCGTT
Above is a genomic segment from Sulfurospirillum halorespirans DSM 13726 containing:
- a CDS encoding LemA family protein, with product METFLVVAGLIFLLVVFMYNTLISKKNQVDTIYAGLDAVLKKRHDLLPNLVASVQEYMVHESITLEKITELRIKAMTHSLDSRETIALEKQLSSMLGNLMVAVENYPTLKANENFLHLQATLSEVEEQISAARRAYNQSVNDYNNAIEMFPTNFMAGLMHLERKEVFSIPKQERSSVDVKNLFQK
- the typA gene encoding translational GTPase TypA, whose translation is MQEFRNIAVIAHVDHGKTTLVDELLKQSGTYTAHQKVEERAMDSNDLEKERGITILSKNTAIRYKETKINIIDTPGHADFGGEVERVLKMVDGVLLLVDAQEGVMPQTKFVVKKALSLGLCPIVVVNKIDKPAADAERVVDEVFDLLVALGANEDQLEFPIIYAAARDGYAKYNMSDENKNFEPLFETILKHVPAPSGKPENPLQLQVFTLDYDNYVGKIGIARIFNGTIKKNETVLLAKADGEQVRGRVSKLIGFHGLERIDINEAESGDIVAVAGFETLDVGDSLVDPNNPMPLDPLHIEEPTLSVVFGVNDSPFAGLDGKYVTSNKINERLESEMKTNIAMRYENAGEGKFKVSGRGELQITILAENMRREGFEFSLARPEVIIKEENGVKLEPYEHLVVDVPDEFTGTVIEKLGRKKAEMKAMNPTGDGQTRIEFEIPARGLIGFRGQFLTDTKGEGVMNHSFLDFRPLSGEVEHRKNGALISMESGTAMGYSLFSLQERGMLFIDVQIKVYAGMIIGEHSRPNDLDVNPIKGKPQSNVRSSGADEAIKLVPPRKMNLELALEWIENDELVEVTPINIRIRKKYLDPNQRKRMSR